From Salarias fasciatus chromosome 12, fSalaFa1.1, whole genome shotgun sequence, the proteins below share one genomic window:
- the aplnra gene encoding apelin receptor A yields MEPTTGEYGDNYEYYDDNETACDYSEWEPSYSLIPVLYMLIFILGLSGNGVVIFTVWRSKSKRRAADVYIGNLALADLTFVVTLPLWAVYTALGYHWPFGVALCKISSYVVLVNMYASVFCLTCLSFDRYLAIVHSLSSSRLRSRGTMLASLGAIWFLSGLLAVPTLLFRTTVNDQNSNRTMCAMDFSLVTMNQRHEYLWITGLSLSSSALGFLLPFLAMTIFYCFIGCTVTRHFNNLRKEDQKKKRLLKIITTLVVVFAICWTPFHVLKSMDALSYLSLAPTSCGFLRFLLLAHPYATCLAYVNSCLNPFLYAFFDLRFRSQCLCLLNLKKAMHGQMSSMSSTLSAQTQKSEVQSLATKV; encoded by the coding sequence ATGGAGCCCACCACTGGGGAATATGGTGACAACTATGAGTACTACGATGACAACGAGACGGCCTGTGACTATTCGGAGTGGGAGCCGTCCTACTCCCTCATCCCCGTCCTCTACATGCTCATCTTCATCCTGGGCCTGTCGGGTAATGGCGTGGTCATCTTCACCGTCTGGAGATCCAAATCGAAGCGCCGGGCCGCAGACGTCTACATTGGAAACCTGGCCCTCGCCGACCTCACCTTTGTTGTGACTCTACCTCTGTGGGCCGTGTACACGGCTCTGGGCTACCACTGGCCCTTCGGCGTGGCTCTGTGCAAGATCAGCAGCTACGTGGTCCTGGTCAACATGTACGCCAGCGTTTTCTGCCTCACGTGCCTGAGCTTTGACCGCTACCTGGCCATCGTGCACTCcctgtccagcagcaggctgcGTTCCCGGGGCACCATGCTGGCGTCCCTGGGGGCCATTTGGTTCCTGTCCGGCCTGCTGGCCGTGCCCACGCTGCTCTTCCGCACCACAGTGAACGACCAGAACAGCAACCGGACGATGTGCGCCATGGACTTCAGCCTGGTGACCATGAACCAGAGGCACGAGTACCTCTGGATCACCGGgctcagcctgtcctcctccGCTCTGGGGTTTCTCCTGCCTTTCTTGGCCATGACCATCTTCTACTGCTTCATCGGCTGCACCGTGACTCGCCACTTCAACAACCTGCGCAAGGAGgaccagaagaagaagcgcCTGCTGAAGATCATCACCACGCTGGTGGTGGTGTTTGCCATCTGCTGGACTCCGTTCCACGTGCTGAAGAGCATGGATGCCCTCTCCTATCTGAGCCTGGCGCCCACCTCCTGCGGCTTCCTGCGTTTCCTGCTTCTGGCTCACCCTTACGCTACCTGCTTGGCCTATGTCAACAGCTGCCTCAACCCGTTCCTGTATGCCTTCTTTGACCTGCGCTTTCGTTCCCAGTGCCTGTGcctgctcaacctgaagaaggcTATGCACGGTCAGATGAGCTCCATGTCGTCCACTCTCAGCGCCCAGACTCAGAAATCAGAGGTTCAGTCTCTGGCCACGAAGgtttaa
- the LOC115398207 gene encoding 4-hydroxyphenylpyruvate dioxygenase-like, with product MTTYTDKGEKHEQGRFLCFDHLTFWVGNAKQAASYYCNKLGFEPLAYRGLETGSREVVSHVVKQGKIIYVFSSALNPGNKEMGDHLVKHGDGVKDIAFTVEDCDFLVQKARERGAVILKEPHTVEDKHGKVRLAVLQTYGDTTHTFVERTGYSGLFLPGFHPPLFKDPSLVKLPSGKLNFIDHVVGNQPDDEMVPVVEWYRRNLLFHRFWSVDDKQLQTEFSALRSIVVANFEETVKMPINEPAIGKRKSQIQEYVEYYGGPGVQHIAMNTSDIITAIRNLKERGMEFMAVPDTYYDQLREKLKHSKVKVVEDLDVLQELKILVDHDDNGYLLQIFTKPVQDRPTVFLEVIQRHNHQGFGAGNFKSLFEAIEADQHARGNLTILTPNGVSKNM from the exons ATG ACGACATACACAGACAAGGGCGAAAAG CACGAGCAGGGCCGGTTCCTTTGCTTCGATCACTTAACATTCTGGGTTGGAAATGCAAAGCAG GCTGCATCGTATTACTGTAACAAGCTGGGATTTGAGCCGCTGGCTTACCGGGGTCTGGAGACGGGCAGTCGAGAAGTGGTGTCCCATGTAGTCAAACAAGGCAAG ATCATTTATGTTTTCTCATCTGCCCTCAATCCTGGAAACAAAG AGATGGGAGATCACCTGGTCAAGCATGGAGACGGTGTAAAGGATATAGCTTTCACAGTGGAGGACTGTGACTTTTTGGTTCAG AAAGCTCGAGAGCGAGGGGCAGTTATTCTGAAGGAGCCCCACACTGTGGAGGACAAGCATGGCAAAGTCAGGCTGGCTGTACTTCAAACG tatggtgacaccacacacacatttgtggaGAGGACTGGATACAGCGGCTTGTTCCTGCCTGGTTTCCATCCCCCTCTGTTCAAGGACCCTTCTCTCGTTAAACT ACCGAGTGGAAAACTGAACTTCATTGATCACGTTGTAGGAAACCAGCCAGATGATGAGATGGTGCCTGTGGTGGAATG GTATCGCAGGAATCTTCTCTTTCACCGCTTCTGGTCAGTGGACGACAAGCAGCTTCAGACAGAATTCAGCGCCCTGCGCTCCATAGTCGTGGCGAACTTTGAGGAGACTGTGAAGATGCCCATCAACGAGCCTGCCATTGGGAAGAGAAAGTCCCAGATTCAG GAGTATGTGGAGTATTACGGAGGTCCGGGAGTGCAGCACATTGCCATGAACACATCCGACATCATTACAGCC ATTCGAAACCTGAAGGAGCGTGGGATGGAGTTCATGGCTGTTCCCGACACGTACTACGACCAGCTTCGGGAGAAGCTGAAGCACTCAAAGGTCAAAGTTGTTGAAGATTTGGACGTCCTGCAG GAGCTAAAGATTTTGGTGGACCACGATGACAACGGGTACTTACTTCAGATCTTCACCAAGCCAGTTCAGGATCGTCCTACGGTATTCCTTGAAGTCATTCAGAGACACAATCATCAG GGCTTTGGTGCCGGAAACTTCAAGTCTCTTTTTGAAGCTATTGAAGCCGACCAGCACGCTAGAGGAAACCTGACCATCCTGACACCAAACGGAGTTTCGAAGAATATGTGA